One Trichomycterus rosablanca isolate fTriRos1 chromosome 23, fTriRos1.hap1, whole genome shotgun sequence genomic window carries:
- the LOC134301112 gene encoding polyhomeotic-like protein 3 isoform X4 yields the protein MDQEPQSKAEPSASVTAPTTSTAGSPITTTSTNSPTTTTTTSPVSPPQQANGTAKSSSALTAVTTFHSQPPPTDRKVVQVNLFGDRLAPAFSTAILSSQHTQKTVSVPSVPGSPALVRASPSSSPTSVNRKISPQALLVGKSPTSQTQMLLRAQMLILTSTVRPDAPVLSSSSSSSSPSSSSPRFPSSQLQNLTLRPPPPGTLTIPPNLPLKSASQCHPPALTRSRVPTLTPRPGPPVSSPGTEAAAKTEGTSVPSQPPPAPHKALPVRHLTVPAPSMYAPAHSHALAKQKLTSSSLKRPHSQISIPQHPFPSRQHHPNSPSVVPKKAFPELKRCLPNQPSQSGSTHVSAVPITVPTLSRTHLTPPTLSLPLTSSAPAGSLLATKQLLRIALSSASAQCANGQSKVSKMSPSHDLIQSRPQVSPAPAQSPQASNVCPQLVQLSPSRQTWTSPQRASPPSPVLPLVSTSSTSSSAPPQSPLASFTHTSDASKDTNVSKQKTKPGDDAEEVAQDLKISVSQTQNVEPEPNRTSQGAGTDAQLSEAANKSAVCKRTVTVTEEKLSEKTHPAEREDLCEDTSALSDNHSAISSLSSDLSPVQSSTVRPLDASPASCSSPTKCPAVSDRQPSQQSSFSDTGTAETAKPVILTHLVDGFIIQEGLEPFPVNKSSLMVGQNCGSGLNGTSGSDLYNATSDDSTDSDATVTNSGSCRRRTQTRAAVSFLQEERDGSDVRPLQTLLLQVVRQEVQLHQAFPGHEALRERRWAPIRIQRREGWDRRRRLSTGKAQHHTAVEDPSAPSAGRRERGGRAHEDPVAQAHRAGCWRARSRDQGSRERDQECSDFAAGCGGAHGSVVTLQTCSVDCGPSVELYI from the exons ATGGACCAGGAGCCCCAGTCGAAAGCAGAGCCCAGTGCCAGCGTCACAGCACCGACCACCTCCACCGCTGGCAGCCCCATCACCACCACCTCCACGAATTCCCCTACCACCACCACGACCACCTCTCCCGTCAGCCCTCCTCAGCAGGCCAATGGCACGGCCAAGAGCAGCTCCGCACTCACGGCGGTCACCACCTTTCACAGTCAGCCTCCGCCCACGGACAGAAAAGTGGTCCAG GTCAATCTGTTTGGCGACAGGCTGGCTCCCGCCTTCTCAACTGCCATTTTGTCGTCTCAGCACACTCAAAAAACG GTTTCGGTACCCAGCGTGCCGGGGTCACCGGCGCTTGTCCGAGCCAGCCCGAGCTCGAGCCCTACCAGTGTCAATCGCAAGATCTCTCCCCAGGCGCTGCTTGTGGGGAAGAGTCCCACCAGCCAGACCCAGATGCTCCTGAGGGCTCAGATG TTGATTCTAACGTCCACAGTGCGACCTGATGCGCCTGTCCTgtcctcttcttcttcctcctcttccCCCTCCTCTTCTTCACCTCGATTCCCTTCCTCCCAG CTCCAGAACCTGACACTCCGCCCGCCACCCCCTGGCACTCTGACCATCCCACCGAATCTGCCCCTCAAATCTGCGTCTCAGTGCCACCCCCCGGCCCTGACCCGCTCCAGAGTGCCCACCTTAACTCCGAGACCCGGTCCGCCAGTCAGCTCCCCTGGAACGGAAGCAGCAGCGAAGACGGAGGGCACGTCGGTCCCCTCGCAGCCACCGCCGGCGCCACACAAAGCTCTGCCTGTACGCCATCTTACAGTGCCGGCTCCGT CGATGTACGCCCCAGCCCACTCTCATGCCCTTGCCAAGCAAAAGCTAACCAGCAGCAGTTTAAAAAGACCCCACAGTCAGATCAGCATCCCCCAGCACCCGTTCCCCTCAAGGCAGCACCATCCAAATTCTCCTTCAGTCGTACCaaagaaagcctttccagagctGAAGCGCTGCCTGCCCAACCAGCCCTCGCAGAGCGGCTCGACGCACGTCTCCGCTGTGCCCATCACTGTGCCCACTCTTAGCCGAACCCACCTTACCCCACCTACGCTGTCCCTACCCTTGACCTCCTCCGCCCCTGCCGGTTCCTTACTGGCCACCAAGCAGCTGTTAAGGATCGCGCTGTCCTCCGCCTCCGCCCAGTGCGCCAACGGCCAGTCGAAAGTATCAAAAATGTCCCCGTCTCACGATCTCATCCAGTCGAGGCCTCAAGTGTCTCCCGCACCTGCCCAGTCGCCACAGGCTTCCAACGTGTGCCCGCAGCTGGTGCAGCTCTCGCCCTCCAGACAGACCTGGACCTCCCCTCAAAGAGCGTCCCCTCCCTCTCCGGTTCTCCCACTCGTCTCCACCAGCAGCACCTCCTCCTCTGCGCCTCCGCAATCACCCCTCGCTTCCTTTACTCACACGAGCGACGCGTCCAAGGACACCAACGTTTCCAAGCAGAAGACAAAACCGGGAGACGACGCTGAGGAAGTGGCACAGGATCTCAAAATCTCAGTATCACAGACGCAAAATGTGGAACCGGAACCGAACCGGACGTCACAGGGTGCCGGAACCGATGCCCAGCTGTCGGAAGCTGCGAACAAGTCCGCA GTCTGTAAGAGAACGGTCACTGTTACAGAGGAAAAACTGTCTGAGAAGACCCACCCCGCTGAGCGAGAGGACCTCTGCGAGGACACGTCTGCTCTCTCAGACAATCATTCAG CCATTTCCAGTCTTTCCTCTGACCTGTCGCCAGTCCAGTCCTCTACCGTACGACCCCTGGACGCGTCCCCCGCCAGCTGCAGCTCCCCCACCAAATGCCCAGCCGTATCAGACAGACAGCCTTCTCAGCAGTCTTCTTTCAGCGACACGGGCACGGCGGAAACGGCCAAACCGGTCATCCTCACTCACCTGGTGGATGGATTTATCATTCAGGAAGGGCTGGAACCGTTTCCG GTGAACAAGTCGTCGCTTATGGTGGGTCAAAACTGTGGTTCGGGGCTGAATGGGACAAGTGGGTCGGATTTGTATAACGCCACTTCGGATGACTCGACTGACTCAGACGCCACCGTTACAAACAGTGG GTCATGTCGGAGGCGAACCCAGACTCGTGCTGCAGTGTCATTTCTGCAAGAGGAAAGGGACGGCTCAGACGTTCGCCCGCTCCAAACGCTTCTGCTCCAAGTCGTGCGCCAAGAG GTTCAGTTACACCAAGCGTTTCCGGGCCATGAGGCGCTGCGTGAGCGAAGGTGGGCACCGATCAGAATTCAACGGCGCGAAGGATGGGATAGACGAAGACGCCTTTCAACAG GTAAAGCACAGCACCACACAGCAGTGGAGGATCCTTCAGCGCCCTCCGCAGGAAGGCGAGAGCGAGGCGGCCGTGCCCATGAAGACCCGGTTGCGCAGGCACACCGAGCAGGGTGTTGGCGAGCGAGAAGCCGGGACCAGGGAAGCCGCGAGCGAGACCAAGAGTGCTCCGACTTCGCCGCTGGATGTGGCGGCGCCCACGGATCTGTCGTCACACTCCAGACCTGCTCAGTGGACTGTGGACCAAGTGTGGAGCTTTATATCTAA
- the LOC134301112 gene encoding claudin-11-like isoform X6, with amino-acid sequence MWRRPRICRHTPDLLSGLWTKCGALYLTYQIWGIMSQSCRLLCGFFLSCLGWIGLIIATSTNDWVITCSFGMHTCIKMDELESKGLWVDCVISTSLYHCSTLNQILTLPAYIQTCRALMVSASLLGLPSVLLALLATPCFKLGDEGDGTKRKRALFAGILSLLMSVCGIVSTVWFPIGAHHEDGLLSFGFSLYAGWVGSVLCLLGGSVMTCCSGADAPALRPENRFYYSKQSGLADSVQPTNSHAKSAHV; translated from the exons ATGTGGCGGCGCCCACGGATCTGTCGTCACACTCCAGACCTGCTCAGTGGACTGTGGACCAAGTGTGGAGCTTTATATCTAACCTACCAG ATCTGGGGGATTATGTCTCAGAGCTGTCGGCTGCTGTGCGGCTTCTTCCTGAGCTGTCTGGGCTGGATCGGACTGATCATCGCCACCTCCACCAACGACTGGGTGATAACCTGCAGCTTCGGCATGCATACCTGCATCAAGATGGACGAGCTGGAGTCTAAAGGATTGTGGGTGGATTGTGTGATTTCTACATCTTTGTACCACTGCAGCACCCTTAATCAGATCCTCACACTGCCTG CGTATATCCAGACATGCCGGGCGCTCATGGTGTCCGCCTCACTCCTCGGCCTCCCCTCTGTCCTGCTGGCGCTGCTAGCCACGCCGTGCTTCAAACTTGGCGACGAGGGTGACGGGACCAAACGCAAACGCGCCCTGTTTGCGGGAATCTTAAGTCTGCTCATGT CGGTCTGTGGCATAGTGTCGACGGTGTGGTTCCCGATCGGAGCTCATCACGAAGACGGCCTCCTGTCGTTTGGGTTCTCCCTCTACGCCGGATGGGTGGGCTCCGTCCTCTGCCTCCTGGGGGGCTCCGTTATGACATGCTGCTCGGGAGCCGACGCCCCGGCCCTGCGCCCCGAAAACCGCTTCTACTACTCCAAACAGAGCGGCCTTGCCGATTCGGTCCAGCCCACGAACAGTCACGCCAAGAGCGCACACGTCTGA